The following is a genomic window from Pedobacter sp. KBS0701.
GTGCGTTTATCGGGTAATTTTAGCGAATATAATGGTCCGTTGGCTACCGACGGTGGTTTTTCTACCGATCTTTATAATATTGCGGTACACACCAGTCCGGTTATTTTTCCGGCTTATTTTCCTGCCGATGCGGCCAATCAAAATGCGCAGCACATTTTGTTTGGGAACACAGGTGGCACTGGGGTAAACAGTATTTTGTATAACAACCCTTATGCGGCATTGCTCCGCGGACATAAAAATTCTACTGAATCGCGTATGTCGGCACAATTAGAATTGAATCAAAAACTGGATTTTTTTACAGAAGGACTTTCGTTTAAATCGATTTTCAGTACCAACAGGTATTCTTACTTCGATTCGTCAATGGCCTATTCTCCATTTTACTATAACGTAGGCTCTTACGACAAAGCAAGCAATACTTATGTGTTAAACTGGTTAAACTCCGCTACCGGAGATCCATCTCAGGTTCCGAACATTGCACAGGAATATTTAAGTTATTACCCTGGCGATCCGAACATCAGCACCTTTCTTTACGGGCAGGCTTCTGTAAATTACGATCATACTTTTGGTAAGAACCATACCGTAAGTGGTGCATTAATTGGTACCGCTCAGCAAAATCTTTATAACAATGCCAAAGATCCGAAAACCAATACCAGGACTTTACAATATTCGCTCCCTTACCGGAATTTAGGCTTGGCAGGACGGTTAACTTATTCGTACAAAAGCCGTTACTTTTTAGAAACCAACTTTGGTTATAATGGCTCGGAAAGGTTTTCGGAAAACCACCGATTTGGTTTCTTCCCAACCATTGGTGCCGGATGGATTGTTTCTAACGAAGAATTTTGGAAAGGCGGCATTGCCAATGTAGTTAACCGTTTAAAATTGAGGGGAAGTTTTGGTTTAGTGGGTAATGATGCCATCGGATCACAACGCTTTTTCTACCAGTCTGACGTAAACTTAAACGGTGGTGGTAACTATGCCCAGTTTGGTTATAATGGTGGGGTTACACGTCCTGGCGTTTACATCAACAGTTACGAAAATACTGATATTACCTGGGAAACTTCGCGCCAAACCAATCTGGCTTTAGAAGCTACGCTTTTCAAAAACATGAACATTATTGCGGAGGTGTACAATAATGACCGTTACAATATTTACATGATTCGTAAAAACGTACCCAGCACGTTAGGGTTAGAGGCAATTGATCCAAACACCGGTGCACCAGATATTGGTGCGAATATTGGTAAAGCGAGATCAAGAGGTATCGATTTATCACTCGATTATAAGTTTAACGTAAATGCATTTTCTTTTGCGGTTCGTTCTAACTTAACCTTTGCCAAAAATAAATACATCAATTACGAAGAGCCACAATGGGCCGAAGCTTACCGTTATGCCACGGGGCAGCCGATCAGTAGAAACTATGGTTACATTGCTGAACGTTTGTTTGTGGATGATAAAGAGGTACAGAACTCTCCAACACAGATTTTCTCAACAGGTGGTAAACCGCCAAGGGCAGGAGATATTAAATATCGCGATTTAAATAACGATGGTAAAATTGACGATGCCGATAAAGCTTACATTGGTTTTCCTCAGTCGCCAGAAGTGGTATATGGTTTCGGTTTCAGTTCTTCGTACAAAGGTTTTGATCTTTCGGCTTTCTTTACCGGACAGGATAGGATGACTTTCTTTATCGATCCAACCAAGGTGAGTCCTTTTGTACCGAGCAATCAGCAGTATATTTATGGTAATACTCAATTGCTAAAAGATTTTGCCGATAACCACTGGTCGCCGGAAAATCAGAATTTGTATGCGCTATATCCAAGGCTTGCCGTAAATGCTACAGATCTTGAAAACAATGCACAAACCAGTACGTGGTGGATGAGAAACGGCCGTTTATTGAGGCTTAAATCAGTTGAATTTGGCTATACGCTTCCGCAGCGCATTTCGAGTAAAATCAAGCTAAATTCTTGCCGCATTTATTTAAATGGTTTAAACCTGATTACCTGGAGTCCATTTAAAATGTGGGATCCTGAGCAGGGTGGAAACGGTTTTGCCTATCCAATCCAAAAGGTATTCAATGTTGGTCTTAACGTAACCTTATAATGAAAACGATAAAAACATATTTTACATACGGCTGCATCATGGTGGTGTTATGCACTTTTATATCCTGCAAAAAGTACCTTGATATCACACCCGATAATTTGGGCACACTTGATTATGCTTTCAGGAACAGAAATGAAGCCGAAAACTATTTATACTCGTGTTATGCTTATCTGCAGCGCATGAACGATGCGGCTTCGAACCCTGGTTTTACCACTTCATCGGAGCTGATTTATTCGAACACACTTGATAATTACCTGAATTTTAATCGTACAGGTTTCAATCTGTTAAGGGGAACACAAACAGCAGCAAACCCTGGTTTAAATGCGTGGGATGGCAGCGAAGGCAGCTATAGCTTGTGGCGTTCGATCAGGATCTGTAATATCATGCTCGAAAATATTGATAAACCGATTGATTTAGGCGCAACTGAAAAACAGCGCTGGATTGCCGAAACCAAATTTTTAAAAGCTTATTATCACTATGTGCTTTTTAAAATGTACGGACCAATTCCGTTAATTAAAACCAATCTGGCCATTAATAGCAGTACCGATGAAGTGCGTGTAAAGAGGGCACCAGTTGATGAAACTGTTGATTATATTATTTCTCTATTAGACGAAGCCATCCCTAATTTACCTCCTGTAATCAGCAGTCAGGCTACCGAATTAGGCAGGATAACAAGTGTAATTGCCTTATCGGTTAAAGCTGATGTTTTGGCCACATCGGCCAGCCCGCTTTTTAATGGCAATCCTGATTATGTCAGTTTTAAAGATAAAGATGGGATAAGTCTTTTTCCGGCAGCTTTTGACGCACAAAAATGGAAAAAAGCAGCTGATGCAGCAAAAGCCGCCATTACAGCTGCAGAAAGTCAGGGTATAAAATTATACACCTTTAGTGCACCAACAACGGTAGGTAAGCTATCCGATTCGTTAAAAAGAGAATTGGATGTGCAGAATGCAGTAACCGAGAAATGGGAGCTGAATTCGGAGATCATCTGGGCTTCCAATCCGGAGTTTAGTTACCAGGGTTTTGCCACACCAAGGCTTACGCCAAAATCGGCAGTGAACAATTTTTCTAATCCTTCTACTTTTTCTGCACCGATAAGCACCCAAGAGCTTTTTTATACCGTAAATGGTGTGCCGATCAGTGAGGATAAAACCTGGGATTATGCAGGCAGAAATGCCATTAAAGTGGGGGATAATGCCAGCCGCTATTATATTCGGCAAGGTTACGAAACCATAAAGGGGCATTTTGCACGCGAAACCCGCTTTTATGCCGATATTGCTTTTGATGGGAGTATCTGGTTCGGGAACGGAAGAAATAACCAGGACGATCCGGCCAATCCATTATACTATGTTTCCGCAAGGGGAACCGGTCTTGCCGCGCCGAGTGATAACATCCGATTGAACATTACAGGTTATTGGCCAAAGAAACTGGTGAGTTATGCTTCTGTTTACGATGATGGTTTTCAGCAATCGGCTTTCCGTTTACCATTGATCAGGCTTGCAGGTTTATACCTATTATATGCTGAAGCATTAAATGAGGTAAGCGGACCCAGCGCAGAAGTATTTACTTATATCGATAAAGTTAGGCAAAGGGCTGGCTTGCAGGGTGTACAGTCATCCTGGACAAACTTTTCGAAAAGTCCGAATAAATTTAATTCCAAAGATGGTTTAAGGCAGATCATCCACCAGGAAAGAAGGATCGAACTGTGTTTTGAAGGCCAGAGCGGTTGGGATTTAAGAAGGTGGAAAGAACTTCAGGCGGTTTTAACCGCACCGATACAAGGTTGGAGCATCAATAATGCTGAAGCCATTAATTATTACCGTCCAACTACCCAATTTATCCCGGTTTTTGGTTTAAAAGATTATTTATGGCCAATCAGGAGTTACGATTTGGTGGTAAATCCAAACTTAGTTCAAAACCCTTATTGGTAGTTTTAAATATTAAAGATATGAAACGTATTAAAAATAGTATTTACCTCGCCCTTATCGTTTCCCTTGTAGCCAGTATTGCGGCTTGTAAAAAAATGGAAACTTATAACGATCCGGCTTCGTCTGATATGACCAAGCCAGGGGTAGTAACCAATATTAAAGTAGATAATTTTAATGGTGGTGCATACATCACTTATTCCTTGCCAAATTCTAAAAACCTTTTATATGTATTGGCACGGTACAAAATAAATGGCGTAACCACACGCGAAACTAAATCGAGTTATTATTCTGATTCGATTATGGTTGATGGTTTTGCCAAAAAGCAGGGTTATGATGTTACTTTATATGCCGTAAGCAGGGCAGAGGTTAAATCCGATCCTGTGGTGGTAAAAGTTAATCCCGATACCCCGCCTTATTTGCTGGCCAAACCGACTATTAATGCTGAAGCTGATTTTGGCGGAATCAAAATTACAGGAACAAACCCTGCTAAAAATAATCTGGGGATTATTCTTCTGGGTTTTAGCAATAATAATGTTTCGGATGTCATCGATCAGCATTATGGTAAAACGGAAATAATCAACTATTCGGTAAGGGGCTATGCGCCGGTAGCAAAGAAAATAGGCTATTATGTAACCGATAATTTTGGAAACATTTCCGATACTACTTATACAACTGTTACGCCTTTCTTTGAAACCTTATTGGATAGAAATAAATTTTTCCAGTACAGGCTTCCTACAGATGGCGTGATTGCGTATGGTTGGGATCTTCCTTATTTATGGGATGGCAAAACAGACGGTAACTCAAACGGATGGCATACGGCCCCGGGCGGTGCAATGCCTGCAATTGCTACATTTGGTTTAGGGGTGAGTGCGAAGTTAAGCCGCTTTATTTTATGGGAAAGACCAGATGGAAGCGACAAGTTTGCCTTTGGACATGGAAACCCGAAAGTATTTTCGGTATGGGGTTCTGATGTGGATGCTCCTCGCGATGCTCAGCTTCCAATCTTGGCACCAGAAGGTACCATTATCGGCGACTGGATCAATATGGGGAACTACAATTACCCAAATCCTCCATCTGGTTTAGCGCCTGTTGCACACACTACTGCTGATAACGATTTTGTAAAGGCAGGGGTAAGTTTCAACTTTCCTTTAACCAACCCGAAAGTACGTTATGTGCGCCTATCAGTAAGCACAACATGGTCTAACGGTACCTTTGCACATGCGATGGAAATGGCCTTTTACGGCGATCCACGGTAGTTAATGATAATATAAAAAGATAAATTTTCAGATATGAAAAGTATATATAAAATTAGCGGTCTGCTGTTATTGCTGGTAACAGTAATTATCAGTTGCACCAAAGATGATCTTGCCTTTAAGGATTATTTAAAAGATGGCGAGATTGTTTATCCGGGCCGTGTAGCTAATATTGTAACCAAACCAGGTAATTTAAGAACTGCACTGTGGTGGAACCCTAGTCCGGATCCGAGTGTGAGTAAATATGTAGTGTACTGGAACAACAGTGCCGATTCGGTGGTGGTTACCTCCACAACCCATAATCCTCTGGATACCATCAAAGTAACCATTCCGAATTTGAAGGAATATACTTATACCTTTACAGTTTATTCTTATGATGCACAGGGGCATAAATCGATTCCGATAGAAGCCAGAAACGTAAGGGTTTTTGGGCCGTTATATCAATCGGGCTTATTAAACAGGCCTTACAACGCCACAAACCCTTATTTGGTGAACAGCAATGGTTCGGTACAATTAAATTTTAAAACACCAGATACCATCAATGTAAATACGGTTGTGAGGTATACCAATACAGCGGGCACAAGTGTAGACAAAATTCTTTTGCCTGCTGATACGGCCATCATACTTCCTGATTATAAAGCCGGAACCAGTATCCTCTATAAATCATCTTATATTCCGGGCAAGGGTTCTTTGGATATATTCACGGTATCTGATTTTTCTACCTTTCCGCAGATTTTTACCTATGTACTTTGCGATAGATCACTTTTTAACGAAGTGCGATTACCAGGCGATGCGCAGACTTACGAATCGGGTACCAGCATCAGTAAATTATGGGATGGAAGCGTTGGTCCGCAGGGCTACCCGAATATTTTTCATAGCGCAGGTAACAGCGGAATGCCACATGTAATTACCTTCGATTTAGGTAAAATATACACCAATTTATCCCGCATCGAAGAAACCGGAAGAGATTGTTGTAATAATCCTGATCGCTTTGAAGTTTGGGGAATAGCCGATCTAAGCAATGCAAACACCAACTTATCGGCTAGCGATAATGGTTGGCCGGCTGAAGCCACCAGCAAAGGGTGGACGCTTTTGAAAGACGTGACCAGAACGGATGATGGCAAAAATGCAATAACGGCTGAACTTGATAACGGAGGTAAACCGATTCGTTATATTCGCATCAGGATCAAACATGTAACTACCGGCGATGGCAATTATAGCAATATGAGCGAAATGAGATTCTGGAATAAGCAGTAAATGTTATTTGATTCGATTAATGTGGTTTGATAAGCCACCGGCGATCGTCATTTCGAGCAGAGTGCAGCGAAGTCGAGAGATCTACCTAGATAGATCTAAATTGACCGGATCCATTCTTTTAACCACAGATGAAAAGGATGCACACAGATATAAAATCCGTGTTTATCTGTGTCCATCTGTGGTTAATGCCTTTTTTAATTATGAGTACAACAACACACAAATGAAAAATGTATAAAAAGCAACTGATCATTATTTTACTCCTCTCGTTTTTTATAGGTGAATATACCTTTGCCCAGCAAAAACCATTGTTGCTCTGGTACGATAAACCTGCCAGAATCTGGGAAGAAACCCTTCCCTTGGGCAATGGTAAACTCGGCATGACACCAGATGGTGGCATTACCAAAGAAAATATTGTGCTGAACGATATTACCTTATGGAGCGGCGGGAAACAGGACGCCAACAATTACGAAGCCTATAAAAGTTTGCCGAAAATCAGGCAACTGATATTGGAAGGTAAAAATGACGAAGCACAGGAACTCGTAAACCGCGATTTTGTTTGCAAAGGGCAGGGATCTGGAGGGGCAACCTGGGGCAAGTACCAAACACTGGGCAATTTGCAACTTGATTATGAGTATCCAGGCGTTAAAGATGTAAAACCAGCGGTTTACAAAAGAACGCTATCGCTGGATAAGGCG
Proteins encoded in this region:
- a CDS encoding TonB-dependent receptor → MKQLFLFCGHQPVSGRLKNAMVLTGSMLVFFLIFMPVNSYSQTGKKTITGKVTDTLGVGLPGVTVAVVNKVNVGTQTDNNGKFVLDVAPGEILRFSYVGYREQRATVGAGNIINIKLTEENMLSEEVVITALGQKQRKEALVGSVTTVKVGNLKIPSSNLTNALSGQIAGVIGYQRSGQPGQDNSQFFIRGVTTFGYKQDPLILIDNVELTSSDLARLQVDDIESFSILKDASATALYGARGANGVILVATKSGKEGKAKISFRLENSSSQSTQNLELADPITYMRLFNEASIGRGMDPMFTPNQIINTQATVNKSPGYNEYVYPAVDWLGLLFKKRTSTQRANMSVSGGGGVARYYIAGSYNLDNGVLNQDEKNNNDNNVKFRNYQLRSNINIDLGKTTELVVRLSGNFSEYNGPLATDGGFSTDLYNIAVHTSPVIFPAYFPADAANQNAQHILFGNTGGTGVNSILYNNPYAALLRGHKNSTESRMSAQLELNQKLDFFTEGLSFKSIFSTNRYSYFDSSMAYSPFYYNVGSYDKASNTYVLNWLNSATGDPSQVPNIAQEYLSYYPGDPNISTFLYGQASVNYDHTFGKNHTVSGALIGTAQQNLYNNAKDPKTNTRTLQYSLPYRNLGLAGRLTYSYKSRYFLETNFGYNGSERFSENHRFGFFPTIGAGWIVSNEEFWKGGIANVVNRLKLRGSFGLVGNDAIGSQRFFYQSDVNLNGGGNYAQFGYNGGVTRPGVYINSYENTDITWETSRQTNLALEATLFKNMNIIAEVYNNDRYNIYMIRKNVPSTLGLEAIDPNTGAPDIGANIGKARSRGIDLSLDYKFNVNAFSFAVRSNLTFAKNKYINYEEPQWAEAYRYATGQPISRNYGYIAERLFVDDKEVQNSPTQIFSTGGKPPRAGDIKYRDLNNDGKIDDADKAYIGFPQSPEVVYGFGFSSSYKGFDLSAFFTGQDRMTFFIDPTKVSPFVPSNQQYIYGNTQLLKDFADNHWSPENQNLYALYPRLAVNATDLENNAQTSTWWMRNGRLLRLKSVEFGYTLPQRISSKIKLNSCRIYLNGLNLITWSPFKMWDPEQGGNGFAYPIQKVFNVGLNVTL
- a CDS encoding RagB/SusD family nutrient uptake outer membrane protein, translating into MKTIKTYFTYGCIMVVLCTFISCKKYLDITPDNLGTLDYAFRNRNEAENYLYSCYAYLQRMNDAASNPGFTTSSELIYSNTLDNYLNFNRTGFNLLRGTQTAANPGLNAWDGSEGSYSLWRSIRICNIMLENIDKPIDLGATEKQRWIAETKFLKAYYHYVLFKMYGPIPLIKTNLAINSSTDEVRVKRAPVDETVDYIISLLDEAIPNLPPVISSQATELGRITSVIALSVKADVLATSASPLFNGNPDYVSFKDKDGISLFPAAFDAQKWKKAADAAKAAITAAESQGIKLYTFSAPTTVGKLSDSLKRELDVQNAVTEKWELNSEIIWASNPEFSYQGFATPRLTPKSAVNNFSNPSTFSAPISTQELFYTVNGVPISEDKTWDYAGRNAIKVGDNASRYYIRQGYETIKGHFARETRFYADIAFDGSIWFGNGRNNQDDPANPLYYVSARGTGLAAPSDNIRLNITGYWPKKLVSYASVYDDGFQQSAFRLPLIRLAGLYLLYAEALNEVSGPSAEVFTYIDKVRQRAGLQGVQSSWTNFSKSPNKFNSKDGLRQIIHQERRIELCFEGQSGWDLRRWKELQAVLTAPIQGWSINNAEAINYYRPTTQFIPVFGLKDYLWPIRSYDLVVNPNLVQNPYW
- a CDS encoding DUF5000 domain-containing lipoprotein, whose amino-acid sequence is MKRIKNSIYLALIVSLVASIAACKKMETYNDPASSDMTKPGVVTNIKVDNFNGGAYITYSLPNSKNLLYVLARYKINGVTTRETKSSYYSDSIMVDGFAKKQGYDVTLYAVSRAEVKSDPVVVKVNPDTPPYLLAKPTINAEADFGGIKITGTNPAKNNLGIILLGFSNNNVSDVIDQHYGKTEIINYSVRGYAPVAKKIGYYVTDNFGNISDTTYTTVTPFFETLLDRNKFFQYRLPTDGVIAYGWDLPYLWDGKTDGNSNGWHTAPGGAMPAIATFGLGVSAKLSRFILWERPDGSDKFAFGHGNPKVFSVWGSDVDAPRDAQLPILAPEGTIIGDWINMGNYNYPNPPSGLAPVAHTTADNDFVKAGVSFNFPLTNPKVRYVRLSVSTTWSNGTFAHAMEMAFYGDPR
- a CDS encoding DUF4998 domain-containing protein translates to MKSIYKISGLLLLLVTVIISCTKDDLAFKDYLKDGEIVYPGRVANIVTKPGNLRTALWWNPSPDPSVSKYVVYWNNSADSVVVTSTTHNPLDTIKVTIPNLKEYTYTFTVYSYDAQGHKSIPIEARNVRVFGPLYQSGLLNRPYNATNPYLVNSNGSVQLNFKTPDTINVNTVVRYTNTAGTSVDKILLPADTAIILPDYKAGTSILYKSSYIPGKGSLDIFTVSDFSTFPQIFTYVLCDRSLFNEVRLPGDAQTYESGTSISKLWDGSVGPQGYPNIFHSAGNSGMPHVITFDLGKIYTNLSRIEETGRDCCNNPDRFEVWGIADLSNANTNLSASDNGWPAEATSKGWTLLKDVTRTDDGKNAITAELDNGGKPIRYIRIRIKHVTTGDGNYSNMSEMRFWNKQ